GAAGGACCAATACTGACTTTCTGATGCTGGAGCTGATTGCTCAGGCCAGAAAGAAGGTCGAGCAATTGCAGAGAGCACCGAGATGGGTCAGGGAACAACTAAAGCTAAGGTAATCAGTTGGATGAAGCAGCTAGAGTTGCTTAAATGAGAAATACCGGCACGGAGAACGAGCTGTCAgctgcacagcccaggcagCACTTGGCCGGGGCAAACGCTGAGGCCAGGTGCTGGCAAGCAGACAGGAGCCAAAGGACCAAGAAACCTGGTGGCACGCAGACCTAAGCACCTCATCTTTTGTGCAGGGGCCAGGGCAAATGGCCACTCCTCTCCCcttgctgcagagcccaggaggcagcccctccccatcccctgtgCCCCAGCTTCCCCCACAGCCACCACCTCAGCATCTGGGCCTGGAGgcagcctgccctccccagggagctgcccGCCTTCAACACCGCCTCGGGCAGGaagcctgctgcttcccctgggCAGAGAGCGGAGGGGAGAACCTGTGCCACGGCTACttgtgtctgctgctgctgctgctgcaggagctgctggaggagctgcatttggtggtgggcagagaggggtgTTCCCAGGTCAGGCAGCTGGGCGGACGAGGGCAGCAGCATTTTGGGCGACGCCGTCAAGATATCTTCAGGgtggaggcagctctgcaaaacACCAACATCAAAAAAGTGTGATCTTGTGCCCCTCGCCACAGAGAGCCACCAGGCACACACGGGCTGCGGCACAGAGAAGCCCCCAAAATACCCAGGAAAGAAGCTGCTGCATTCAAAGCAAATGCTCGCTTTGCTGGGGGTGCTGAAAAACttcaaagacagtattttttcagtattaaacaCAGCCCAAATACTTCTGTAGAAAACTCCCGAAAGTGCTGATGCTTCTCATGAAATTTCCAGTGTAtcaaaacagtctttttttttttttttgcgtgcGTGAAAAAATCCCTATCAGCTCTGCCCCAGACGCTTTCCGTGTGGCTGCACACAGCTGAGGCTCAGCACAGTGCTCTCCGGAGCGCCCTGGGCCCGGAGCCAAAGGGCTGCCCTGCGGCGGCAGATGGCTTTGACCGAGGAGCTGGGGAATGCTGCACAATCCCTCCGGATCCTGGGGCCCCTGGGATGCACATCAGAgccgccggggctggggccgtACCATGCCCTGAGAGCGGAGGGCAGGGACCCACGCACCTTGGCGTCGGCATAGGCGGTCGCCTCCTTGCCCACAGCGTCGAGGTCGGTCACGCCGCGGCTGAAGTCAAGGATGTCGGCTCCAGGCAGCGGCAGCTCCACGGCATCAATGTCCGTCTCCTCTGCTGAGGCGGCTGCCCTCTCCACGCTGGTGAGGCGGCAGGCTGTGGGAGCAGCGTCAGAGCAGAACACAGCCCGTGTGGAGTGGGAGCTTGCTACGCTGCGCCCACGGCATGGTGGGTGATGCCCACCGGTCGGTCCCCCACCGCCCCCATGCCACCCACCCTCCGGCTCTGGTACGGAGGTATACAGCtgtgcttcctgctgctgctttgaatgAGGCTTGTGGCCAAAAacacagccagccccagcacaccaAACCTGGGGAACAGCCGCCAAAACCCCTGATGTGAGACAAGTGGGCCACCAAGAGCAGGAGACACAGAGACAGCTAAAGAAAGGTAAACAAGAGattacagtggaaaaaaacccactaaaaacAGATGCTCAGAAATCCCCAGGGAGCTGTGTATCACGGCCAGGACATTGTGTGGAGGAAAACCAAACAATGACCAGTCCAGGACAGCCCAATGATTAGGTCATCACAACAGCACTGGTTGCAAAGGCAAGCAGGAAACGGCggcacagcccaggctgctcctgtTGGGATGGGGGGGATCCAGCACCTGGCCGGGCAGGGGCACCCACCAGCATCCCAACGGGCACTGGAGGCGTTTGACCAACCTCTTGCAAAACATCTGCCACCCCTCCACGGCAGGCACCAGCACCAAGGAGCACAGCAGCTTCCCGGGGCCCGGCAGAGCCTGGGGTGATGAggctgcaccagcagccccccagccagcagcacgcCTCCCTGCACCCTCTGCCCATGGAGCTGATAAGGGGGCAGGGGGTCcgcaggctgcctgcagctctgggagctTGATGCAAGACCCCAAGTGCAGCTTCACACATGCAGGGAATCGCAGAGCGCCAGTCCCGGCCCCGGGAGCACCTCGGGACatgaggaagggctgagctTAGGGCTTCTGTGGAAGCAGCAAGGAAATGTTTGCAGTGTGTGCAGCCGAGCAGGCAGAGTACTTCGGCGCCCAGCAGAGTCCCTGGTGCTGCTAATGGGCTCCCAGCAAGGGGGATGTCTGCGAGGATGATGGCTAACACCTAGCGAAGGCTCCTTGCTGGGCAAGATCCCAGCTTGAGCCCGAGGTGCCGCAGGCCAGATTGCTGTGCAAATCCATTCCCTGCAGGTGTCAGCCAGCAAGGAGTGGCAGGGGAAGATGCTGACCCTGCAAACCACATCTGCCAGGCTCCAGGACCCGCATGCCACCCCTGCCTTTGCCCTCGCAGAATACCTGGGACATCCAGATCATCCCCATTCCTCTCACTGTCTCCGTCCTCCTGCCCATCTGCATTTTGCTGGGTGTGCTGCAGGCTCAGCTTGTGGCAGACCTCAAATGCCTGTCCCACCGTCCGGACGATGCGCATGgcttggctctgcagcaggcaaggaaaggagagaaggaacaTAACCTCAGCTGGGTTGCCCCTGCCCAGTGacctccccagcctggcacagctctcGGGTCTTGGTGTGCTGCCACAGGGACTGAGGCACCAGAGTTCAGATCCCCAGGGTGCTCTgggccaccagctgcagcacaatGCCATGgggtcctgccccagccatCCCACCGAGACCACTGCGATGGTTGAATGCACATCCCAGCATCTTTACCTTCTTCTTGGATTTGAAGACATTGCACCTGAAGACATTGCTAGACCCATCCCTGGCAATGTAGCTGAAGATCTTTAGGTCCTGGGAGTCATGAGACACATAGAATATCctgcaaagacagaaaggaagggaagataTCAACATACATATTACCCACAGGCCCAGGAGACTGCCGAGGCCACAGCCAGTGCTTCCCAGGGCATGGGGTGCTGGCAGATGCCCAGCCTCTGCAGCACATCCCTGCTAAAGCCCATTAGAAAATTTTTTGGCAGTGGTTTTGCCTTGGCTGGAAAATTAGCCTGCTGACTTGGCAGCAGCAAGCATTCTGCAAAGGCAGCATGGGGCTTTCTCCGCTCCGCCCCCAGGTACAGGAGTCCCAGAGCCCTCCAGGGACAGAGAAGAGCAAACCTCACCCCTCTGCTTTGCCTGCTCAGAGAGCTGGCCTCCTTACTGGggtgcctgctgctccctccctggCATGGCTGGGGCCCTTTCTTGCTCCCATCAGCTTCCCCAGGACACAGACACCTCATGCTCTTAGCTTTTGCCAGCAAGATGGAAGAAGAGCGATGGGCAGTTTTGGAAAGCACAGCACGTGAGGGGAGCTGCCCTctgtggggacagcagcagctctgcacagtcGGTCCCCAGTGTGGTGCTGGTGTGGCATGGGGTAAGTGGCACGGTGGAGCCACACGAGCCTCTGTCCCCTCACCAAGCAGGCTCACCTGTAGATGGGATCGTGCATGACGAGCATTTTGTTCTCATCCCAGGCCCATTCTTTTTTCTGCaatgaaagaagctgaaaatgagTACGTCAGATGCTGCCCCTGAGATCAAGGACAGGGCAGACCATCCAGGGACAGACCCGGGAAGCTCTtgtcacagctctgctgcttttcccctgcAACCCTTTGCCAAGGGACAGGTCTTGATGGGGACCAGCCATGTCCCACATCACCTCCCATGTGGGCCCCTGAGCCTCTTCTACACCTGCATCAGGACTGGCTCAGCCACCCTGAGAGTACTGGCCCATCCGAGGCTGATTCCAgcccctccctccttctctcaGTGCACCAGTACCCCAGAAATTCAAGGATGCTGCAGGTCCCTGCACCGTGAGGGGagggctcctgctgctgaggCACGGCTGCCtaccttcttcttcttcttcagaaTGACCTTCACGCCGTCCACCGACACAATGAGActcactttcttcttcttgaTATTCTTGGCTTTAAACTCATACTGCAGGAGATGGAAGAAAAACCTGAATTAGCCTCCCGGCACCAGGAAAGCCCCAGGGAGGACTGAAAAGGCTCTGCTGGGAAGGGGCGAGAGGGACAGGGAAAGGTTTCCCTGATCCCAGATGACTCCCTGAGCACATGCCTCCATCAGCCTGCGCACCCACACTAGGACAGCACAGGGGGGGCCCTGCAGTGTCCCCatgcccagcagctggaggagcacaCCCCAAGGCAGGCTGGCTCCTGGATGTGGATAATGCTTTGCTCAGCTCAGGATGCTGCTGCAAACGTGAACTGGTGTTTCTCAGGCACTTGCTCTGGCCCTCCAAAGGGCTGTACTTCCCTGGAAAGAGACTGCCACCtccccggcactgccagcccccagggccgGCCGGTCTGCCCTGCTGGCTTGTGGCCATTGCTGAGCTCTGGTAAAGGAAACGGCATTTCGAGTGGGGGTTATTTTTGGGCTCAGTATAGAACTGAAGGTGATTACTGAGGACTCTTTGAACCTCCCTCTCCAGGGGAGATGGGATAATGCAATTACCCACTTGAATTAGAAGTCgctggacaggaaaaaaacccaacaggaaCTTTCAAGGATCAGTGACTAAACACAAAGCTCTGGTCCAGCTCAGGGAGAGAACTAGAGcccccaaaattcagccacttTAGCATTTAGATTCTtacaggcagggagggggctggcaggggaatAGGCTAGATGAGCCATTTAGGCTGAGCAACCTCCTGCGGTGGGACTTTTGGGGAGTCCCATAACCAGTCTGCCACGGGTGCACCCACATCAGGTACCCGGTGTGCTGGTCCCACACGCAGGGTGCTGTGCACAGCCATAGGGACAGACCCTCTgtgcctgcccagcagcaggaaagcccagcagcaggaaagccCCGCATCCTGCACGTCGCACACCCGAGgaagaagaatttaatttatcCTCTCATTATTTTGCCAGTTTCTCTGCAGAGGGAGCACAAGGCAGGCGCCCCGATGCAAAGCTCTGCCTCCAGTCCGTGCCGAGCCTCGAGCCTTGGTGTGACATTTCCAGCACTGCATGATGTATTAACTTTGGCAGCCAGAACCAGCAGGCAGGAAAAGCTGCTGGCCCTGACCTGTGATCGAATGATAAAAGAGCTGAAAGTATAATTCCTCAAAGCCATTTTAAAGTCCACTGATGGGGATGGGAGATACAGATGACTCAGAAaacagcgggggggggggggggacgggacacaGCTCTGCCCCCCTCAGTGCACAGACCAGGTGAGTTGTACAAGCCCACCCACTATGGGGCTGAAGCCGTGGTGATGGGCTCGAGAAAAAGCAGAGCTCAGGCTCCCATCATGGCTACAGCCAGCCTCAAAATCCCCAGCACATACCTGTATGCTGCTTGCAGGGCTCATTCTGCAGGGAGAAGGGTCTCACCAAAAAGCCCATCAGGGTCCCTCTTGTATTCCCCTTCTCTCATAGTCCCCTTCCCCATCGTTACAAGCAGAGGTGAAACCGCATCCAAGAACACCCTCTCTGAGCCTTGCTAAGACACCAATCCAATAGCGAGGTCACAGCAGTGTCTGGTACCTAACACTAAAGAAATGTCTTGACTTAGCTCTGTAAAGGTGAGCTCCAGCCCAGCTACCTTGCATTAATTAACCCAGCACCTTCTAAAGCTCTGCATGCCGTTTTTCCAGGAGCCGTGGGCTGAGCTGGAtgctctctgcagcacccaCAGTGATGCATGGCACCTTGTGGAGCTGCAGCCTGATTTATTGGTCCTAACCATCATTGATTATAAACATCAAGTTGCATTTCCACGTTCCTGGAGCTGTGGGGTTTCTATTCTGGGCCATCCCAAGTGCTAATTAATATGGGCTTGGAAGAAACAACAACCCTGAAAAATATCTCAGGGTTAGAGAGACTGATTTTTAGCCTGGTTTGGGGGTGAGTAACAGCCCCAGGACAGCAATGCAGACAGGCCAGGATGTTTCAACAAAGATGCTACCCAGCTCTGGCATATGTTTCAGGGACAAAATCAATGCAAAGCTCCTTGGAGAAGCTTCCACAATCCCTTGCTGCAAGCAAGGCATTCTGCCCGGGCTCGCCCCGAGCCTGGCACAGCGGAGTGCCATGGAGAAAGCTGTTTTGCCTCTGCCACGCTGAAGCCCAAGTCCCTTTGTGTTGACAGCTCACGGCAAAACTCCAATGAGAACTGACTGGATCAAAGAAGTCAAATTCTCAGACAGGTCGACCAGCCAGATTTGTTAAGCCCTTGCATAAATCCAGGCCCTTATCCTGATGCCGAGGCAAAAGCAAAGCTCCTTTGCAAGT
Above is a window of Falco biarmicus isolate bFalBia1 chromosome 11, bFalBia1.pri, whole genome shotgun sequence DNA encoding:
- the NOS1AP gene encoding carboxyl-terminal PDZ ligand of neuronal nitric oxide synthase protein isoform X1, with translation MPAKSKYNLVDDRHDLRIPLHNEDAFQHGICFEAKYIGSLDVPRPNSRVEIVTAMRRIRYEFKAKNIKKKKVSLIVSVDGVKVILKKKKKLLSLQKKEWAWDENKMLVMHDPIYRIFYVSHDSQDLKIFSYIARDGSSNVFRCNVFKSKKKSQAMRIVRTVGQAFEVCHKLSLQHTQQNADGQEDGDSERNGDDLDVPACRLTSVERAAASAEETDIDAVELPLPGADILDFSRGVTDLDAVGKEATAYADAKSCLHPEDILTASPKMLLPSSAQLPDLGTPLSAHHQMQLLQQLLQQQQQQTQVAVAQVHLLKDQLAAEAAARLEAQARVHQLLLQNKDLLQHISLLVKQVQELELKLAGNNTTGSQDSLLEITFRSNVLPVLCDPTTPQPEDTHPPPLGSGSGFPSTLGSPIGRNDCLVKLECYRFLPGSGPPAPEPALGSLELIKFRESGIASEYESNTDESEERDSWSQEEPPHLLHVQPRQDLGDSLEDEIAV